The following proteins are co-located in the Candidatus Cloacimonadota bacterium genome:
- a CDS encoding MBL fold metallo-hydrolase: MIIKRYSIILTISLFILIFGCGQDNRINNNVEPPEIIGVISAPDTVSSKIFFIASIAVEDPQGLDVQARFDWGNGFYSEYTDFAPSGSVLEMPYSYSNSGNFTISVTVRNRAGMISTSNEHNHFITVLYKPTSNLIDDLLIHNNRLFMTTNSPVNLNFQYQRAGQSGTKYFGYSATNKRSYLDFPLIVESSGLDYELTLQVETETTVKDTILTFVSTSSQYPLLRVDFVDVRQGDGALIQTPEGQAIAIDGGYGSRVPGFSQPAYWNGAGHPFMLNYVINENITRFRFLIESHNHMDHWGGLADIIDAGIPYDYYLSPDTPLDYTVGSYLNISSSVRFRILNIDIPPGLNTTNENNRSIVLRVEYGEIAYLFTGDMEAVLENYLVNEGFNLSADVLKVAHHGSQTSSRQYFLEAVFNRYAQIAVMSFGTGNPYNHPHSLDRFSDYEVFGTGQPSNPYQGDNYHFNTGDVQTYSDGYIIIVSY, translated from the coding sequence ATGATAATAAAAAGATATAGTATAATCTTAACGATTAGCTTGTTTATCCTGATATTTGGATGTGGACAGGATAATCGTATTAACAACAACGTTGAGCCACCGGAGATAATCGGAGTTATCAGTGCACCCGACACAGTGAGTAGCAAAATTTTTTTTATAGCTTCTATCGCTGTAGAAGATCCTCAGGGTTTAGATGTTCAAGCCAGATTTGACTGGGGTAATGGCTTTTATTCGGAATATACAGATTTTGCACCGAGTGGTTCGGTTTTAGAGATGCCCTATTCTTATAGTAACAGTGGAAATTTCACAATCAGTGTCACTGTTAGAAACAGAGCCGGTATGATCAGTACAAGTAATGAGCACAATCATTTCATAACGGTTCTGTATAAACCTACCTCCAACCTGATAGATGATCTATTGATTCATAATAACCGTTTGTTTATGACAACTAATTCTCCGGTAAATTTGAATTTTCAATATCAGCGAGCAGGTCAATCCGGTACTAAATATTTTGGCTATTCGGCAACTAATAAACGGAGTTATCTTGATTTTCCTTTAATTGTTGAAAGTAGTGGGTTAGATTATGAGCTTACTCTACAAGTAGAGACCGAAACTACTGTTAAAGACACTATATTGACTTTTGTTTCCACAAGTAGTCAGTATCCTCTTTTAAGGGTAGATTTTGTCGATGTTAGGCAGGGTGATGGAGCTTTGATTCAGACCCCAGAGGGGCAAGCAATAGCTATAGATGGTGGTTATGGTAGCCGTGTTCCCGGTTTTTCACAACCCGCCTATTGGAATGGTGCCGGTCATCCCTTTATGTTAAATTACGTGATCAACGAAAATATTACCCGCTTTCGTTTTCTGATCGAATCTCATAATCATATGGATCATTGGGGTGGTTTGGCTGATATAATTGATGCAGGCATTCCTTATGATTATTATCTATCTCCCGACACACCTCTGGATTATACAGTTGGCTCATATCTTAATATTAGTTCTTCTGTCAGATTTAGGATCCTGAATATTGATATTCCTCCGGGACTCAATACGACCAATGAGAATAACCGATCTATAGTTTTACGGGTAGAGTATGGAGAGATCGCTTATCTTTTTACCGGTGATATGGAAGCTGTGTTAGAAAACTATCTTGTTAATGAGGGTTTTAATCTATCAGCTGATGTCTTGAAAGTTGCTCATCACGGAAGCCAGACATCTTCCCGGCAGTATTTTCTTGAAGCTGTTTTCAATCGCTATGCCCAAATAGCAGTAATGAGCTTTGGCACCGGTAATCCTTACAATCATCCTCATAGCTTGGATCGTTTTAGTGATTACGAGGTTTTTGGCACAGGGCAACCATCTAATCCTTATCAGGGTGATAATTATCACTTCAATACAGGTGATGTTCAGACCTATTCAGACGGATACATCATTATAGTCAGTTATTAG
- a CDS encoding glycosyltransferase, with protein sequence MKPAIKYVKQEHRGFRAAKCRNNGIKLATSDYLIFNDQDIVGTVDYYSTYLDYASRGEFLVAYPIRLDDKETNTLRALIENRSIVSKSSLETDKYNRLVKQYRKEKLYYILKKYLREKGYHPKLRSGVFGIFREDLLKVNGFDESYQNWGYEDDDLGRRLYASGTIGRNVFKHDFPFHQYHVSLAINRSKSNQDHYRQRMQEVSKNNYQAVIGINNSNTVDIITTQTIKEKTDEKDILFKS encoded by the coding sequence ATGAAACCGGCTATCAAATACGTTAAACAGGAACATAGAGGTTTTCGGGCTGCTAAATGCCGGAATAACGGTATAAAGTTAGCAACGTCTGACTATTTGATTTTTAATGATCAAGATATTGTCGGGACAGTCGATTATTATTCGACTTATCTTGATTATGCCAGTAGAGGAGAGTTCCTTGTTGCTTATCCCATACGTTTAGATGATAAAGAAACAAATACTCTAAGGGCTTTGATTGAAAATAGATCAATTGTATCAAAATCTTCGCTAGAGACGGATAAGTACAATAGATTAGTAAAACAGTATAGAAAAGAGAAACTCTATTATATTCTCAAAAAGTATTTGCGGGAGAAGGGATATCATCCAAAGTTACGAAGTGGTGTATTCGGTATCTTTCGTGAGGATCTGCTCAAAGTGAATGGTTTTGACGAATCATACCAGAACTGGGGCTATGAAGATGATGATCTGGGACGAAGATTATATGCTTCGGGAACTATCGGGAGAAATGTATTTAAGCATGATTTCCCCTTTCATCAATACCATGTTTCATTGGCAATAAACAGAAGCAAATCTAATCAAGATCATTACCGTCAAAGAATGCAGGAAGTATCAAAAAATAATTATCAGGCAGTAATAGGTATTAATAACTCTAATACAGTTGATATTATAACTACTCAGACCATCAAAGAAAAGACTGATGAAAAAGATATACTTTTTAAATCTTGA
- a CDS encoding CDP-glycerol glycerophosphotransferase family protein, translating to MISKIKDQIDPNASIYSYPVFPDAIIMFRNAAWKYPVKKIIKIGLTHGAYSFKRTPKSYYYNMFDLFLMTSEADVLRSREKGVYTTKTIGYPKSDTLLDDTYNKDILTELRTKINLNVKKLTLLFTATWDGSGMSAIDKWFNRLPDLYDNYNILVNLHHKMSLYYINYLRSLPGIYFIDQLDIYPYLLISDVCISDTSSLIAEFCVADKPIVTFTVRKTDRTTDDISSIIDKVSVSIDNFEQLPAAINESIAKKKEMSIIRKQIANMLISPLDGKAGFRAANEITKLIPDLKK from the coding sequence TTGATTAGTAAGATTAAAGATCAAATAGATCCTAACGCTTCAATATACTCCTATCCGGTTTTTCCTGATGCTATAATTATGTTTCGCAATGCAGCTTGGAAATACCCGGTAAAAAAAATAATCAAGATTGGATTAACTCATGGTGCCTATAGCTTTAAAAGAACTCCTAAGAGCTATTATTACAATATGTTTGATCTCTTCTTAATGACCAGTGAAGCAGATGTGTTAAGATCCAGAGAAAAAGGTGTTTATACAACAAAAACCATTGGATATCCGAAAAGTGATACACTTTTAGATGACACATATAATAAAGATATATTAACTGAACTCCGCACTAAGATCAACCTTAATGTAAAAAAATTAACTCTTTTATTTACAGCAACTTGGGATGGATCTGGAATGAGTGCTATTGATAAATGGTTTAATAGATTACCTGATCTGTATGATAATTACAATATACTGGTAAATCTTCACCATAAGATGAGTTTATACTATATTAACTACTTAAGAAGTCTTCCCGGTATCTATTTTATAGATCAATTAGACATTTATCCTTACCTTTTAATATCCGATGTCTGTATTAGTGATACCAGCAGCTTGATAGCTGAATTCTGCGTAGCTGATAAACCCATTGTGACCTTTACAGTTAGAAAAACTGACCGCACTACAGATGATATCTCATCAATAATTGATAAAGTATCGGTATCCATAGACAATTTCGAGCAGTTACCAGCAGCTATTAATGAATCTATTGCGAAAAAGAAGGAGATGTCAATAATTAGAAAACAAATTGCAAATATGCTGATTTCCCCTTTAGATGGTAAAGCCGGGTTCCGGGCTGCTAATGAGATTACAAAACTGATCCCGGATTTGAAAAAATAG
- the murI gene encoding glutamate racemase — protein MNKRPIGIFDSGVGGLTVFSEIRKKFPNEDLIYFGDTARVPYGPKSKNTIIDYSIQNTRFLNSFQVKLIIIACNTSSALAIEQLKDLFPVPIIGVLEPGAEQAVKTSKNGRIGIIGTEGTISSMAYPKEIKRLNTQTETFSVPCPLFVPIVEEGWHNHPVALTIAKEYLSPLLAEKIDTLVLGCTHYPMLKKVIHQAVGEEITLIDSAEAITKNLEKFLATLVDEVSITGFYENNNITGKDYFYVSDNEDKFQNIASRILNLEITNLKRVKLAESWFI, from the coding sequence TTGAATAAGAGACCAATAGGCATTTTCGATTCTGGTGTTGGTGGACTAACAGTATTCTCTGAGATACGGAAAAAATTCCCTAATGAAGATTTGATCTATTTCGGCGATACTGCCAGAGTCCCCTATGGACCTAAGTCAAAAAATACGATAATAGACTATTCCATACAAAATACAAGATTTTTGAACAGTTTTCAAGTTAAACTCATCATCATTGCCTGTAATACTTCATCTGCTTTAGCTATTGAACAGCTTAAAGATCTATTTCCTGTTCCCATAATAGGTGTTTTAGAACCGGGTGCTGAACAAGCTGTTAAGACAAGCAAAAATGGGAGAATTGGTATAATCGGAACAGAGGGTACTATCAGTAGCATGGCTTATCCTAAGGAGATAAAGAGATTAAATACCCAAACAGAGACGTTTTCTGTGCCTTGTCCTCTCTTTGTACCTATAGTTGAAGAAGGATGGCATAATCATCCTGTAGCTCTTACAATAGCTAAGGAATATCTCTCACCGCTTTTAGCAGAAAAGATCGATACACTTGTCTTAGGTTGTACTCATTATCCGATGCTGAAAAAAGTCATTCATCAAGCAGTTGGAGAAGAGATTACTTTGATAGATAGTGCGGAAGCCATTACAAAAAATCTGGAAAAATTTTTAGCTACCTTAGTTGATGAAGTTAGTATTACAGGGTTTTATGAAAACAATAATATTACGGGAAAGGACTACTTCTATGTCAGTGATAATGAAGACAAATTCCAAAACATTGCTTCCCGAATATTAAATTTGGAGATCACTAACTTGAAACGAGTTAAATTAGCTGAAAGCTGGTTTATTTAA
- a CDS encoding MBL fold metallo-hydrolase, with protein sequence MISVRRINKIDLIKKGKVTILFSLVLLSFFIITSCGSNNSFLSPSANYDPYLIDYINIHNNSFEVKTTDPVDLKFTYFNTYDNKERYIGYTTDSKTGIKTYTVPISSAGILYSMEIIVYSEVAYKDTLVYFYSQAVDDEFLRIDFVDVAQGDGALIRTPEGHAIAVDGGYGTFSPSWAPNHDWNGAGEPLMLNYVQSVGVDHFSYMIETHRHSDHWGGLADIINDGIGYDYYLSPLYALGYYRGDYLDLDSAVSFQILNIGYPPNDAGSGTNNTSIVLKVTYGSTEYILTGDAEREVEFFLVNSGYNLSANVLKVGHHGSNTSSTNVFLGSVLNQFAKIATISFGTDNPYDHPRNLVRFKNYQTFGTNIPSLSYAGSNYHFDVGTIKTFSDGNVIIVKY encoded by the coding sequence ATGATTTCTGTAAGAAGGATCAATAAGATAGATTTGATAAAGAAGGGAAAGGTAACAATCCTGTTCTCGTTAGTATTGTTATCGTTTTTTATAATAACTTCATGTGGTAGCAATAATAGCTTTCTATCCCCTTCAGCTAATTACGATCCCTATCTAATTGATTACATAAACATCCATAATAATTCTTTTGAAGTAAAAACTACAGATCCGGTTGACCTTAAGTTCACATATTTCAATACTTATGACAACAAAGAAAGATATATAGGATATACAACAGATAGTAAGACCGGAATAAAGACATATACAGTACCGATATCTTCAGCAGGTATATTGTATTCGATGGAAATCATTGTCTATAGTGAAGTTGCCTATAAAGACACATTAGTATATTTTTACAGCCAAGCGGTAGATGATGAGTTCTTACGCATAGATTTTGTTGATGTTGCCCAAGGTGACGGAGCATTGATCAGAACTCCAGAAGGACATGCCATAGCTGTTGATGGTGGCTATGGTACTTTCTCTCCTTCATGGGCACCAAATCATGATTGGAACGGAGCGGGAGAACCCTTGATGCTTAACTATGTGCAAAGTGTTGGTGTTGATCATTTTTCGTATATGATAGAGACACATCGTCATTCTGATCACTGGGGTGGTTTAGCTGATATTATAAATGACGGCATAGGTTATGATTATTATTTATCACCATTATATGCTTTGGGATATTATCGGGGTGATTATCTCGATCTGGATTCAGCAGTTAGTTTTCAAATATTGAATATAGGTTATCCCCCTAATGATGCAGGATCAGGAACTAACAACACCTCTATAGTGCTTAAAGTCACTTATGGTTCAACTGAATATATACTGACCGGAGATGCTGAAAGAGAAGTTGAATTTTTTTTAGTAAATAGTGGATATAATTTATCAGCTAATGTACTTAAGGTTGGTCATCACGGGAGCAATACATCATCTACAAATGTCTTTTTAGGTTCTGTTTTGAATCAATTTGCTAAGATCGCGACTATAAGTTTTGGAACAGATAATCCTTATGATCATCCTCGAAATCTTGTCAGATTTAAAAATTACCAGACCTTTGGAACAAATATTCCCAGTTTGAGTTATGCAGGTAGTAACTACCATTTTGATGTTGGTACAATAAAGACCTTTTCAGACGGTAATGTTATCATAGTAAAATATTAA
- a CDS encoding M42 family metallopeptidase has protein sequence MTSLELLMKLTLTPGVSGFEDKIAGIMIEELGNNVSYQRDKLGSIAFEYIGKSSEPKIMVVGHQDEIGFITTRIEKNGLLRFHNLGGWDWRTLLSSPVNVINDKGELISGVIGSIPIHYIKGNLNELKLEEMFIDIGAKSDEDVVNKYGISPGSPIVPTTHFVHEEHNNLIFSKAFDDRVGIAIAIETGKFLSENDHANAVYCCGSVQEEVGIRGAQTLANMIKPDLAIVVEGVPADDFPGNESKAQNRLGGGAHIRLFDPTMLVKPKLTNLAIETAKKYDIPYQTSIRTSGGTDGKVIHISNIGVPTIVLGVPVRYAHSHNGIISLDDYKNCLELVRRLVMALDIKTYKEILS, from the coding sequence ATGACCTCTTTAGAACTATTGATGAAATTAACCTTAACCCCTGGTGTATCTGGTTTTGAAGATAAGATAGCCGGAATCATGATCGAAGAATTAGGAAACAATGTTTCATACCAAAGAGATAAGCTTGGATCGATTGCATTTGAGTATATAGGTAAAAGTTCCGAACCTAAAATAATGGTTGTCGGTCATCAAGATGAGATAGGATTTATAACAACTAGGATAGAAAAAAACGGACTACTGCGCTTTCATAATCTTGGTGGTTGGGACTGGCGAACTCTGCTCTCCTCACCTGTAAATGTCATAAATGACAAAGGCGAGCTAATTAGTGGAGTTATCGGTTCTATACCGATTCATTATATAAAAGGTAATTTGAATGAGTTAAAATTAGAAGAGATGTTTATCGATATCGGGGCTAAATCAGACGAAGATGTTGTTAACAAATACGGTATCTCTCCTGGTTCTCCAATAGTTCCTACTACACATTTCGTTCACGAAGAACATAACAATCTTATCTTTTCCAAGGCATTTGATGACCGTGTAGGCATTGCCATAGCAATTGAAACAGGAAAATTTCTCTCTGAGAATGATCATGCTAATGCTGTGTATTGCTGTGGAAGTGTCCAGGAAGAGGTTGGTATCAGAGGTGCTCAAACATTAGCAAACATGATCAAACCTGATCTGGCAATAGTTGTGGAAGGGGTACCTGCAGATGATTTCCCCGGTAATGAAAGTAAAGCACAAAATAGACTGGGTGGCGGTGCTCATATTCGTCTTTTCGATCCGACAATGCTTGTTAAACCAAAGTTAACAAATTTAGCTATCGAAACTGCGAAGAAGTATGATATCCCATATCAAACATCGATTCGAACATCCGGGGGTACTGATGGCAAAGTCATTCATATCAGTAATATCGGAGTGCCTACAATAGTTCTGGGAGTTCCTGTAAGGTATGCCCATAGTCATAATGGCATCATATCTCTCGATGATTATAAAAACTGTCTGGAGTTAGTGAGAAGATTGGTTATGGCTCTTGATATAAAGACCTATAAGGAGATCCTCAGTTGA
- a CDS encoding carboxypeptidase regulatory-like domain-containing protein — LYPARGVTDDYAYGMHGIFCYTFELATEFIPPPAAVQQIVSDNMEAALILLRRVHHSTLTGIVTDAATEEPIVAEIFITGIDDTGEFRHPYTSNEAFGRYYRMLLPGEYEVTFSAYGYVDSDPYTVIITDDGQTELNVELFLAGTGSLSGLVISYNDQDPIENASVSLLNTPLDPVFTDEEGLFSFDNVSYGTYLLQIRAEGYGTLTEEISIYDEENYFSFSLYTPYAHDSFEDLENWITTGHWGLSSYYSYSGEYSLADSPQGEYQANMSSYARYIPIIDLTTATNASVAFMAKYALEAGYDYCYLQIMIENNNWITIGTFNGISDWTHKEFSLNDYLGEEITLRFFFTSDQAIEDEGIYIDDFTLFITDPVSNISDDLSTLQQDTLFQNYPNPFNAETTISFAIIEEGQVTLDIYNIIGQRVRRLLQEELQPGLHSIIWDGKNDSKQEISSGIYFYRLQRNDSSVVKKMILLK, encoded by the coding sequence AACAGATCGTCTCCGATAACATGGAAGCTGCTCTTATTCTACTCCGTAGAGTACATCACTCTACACTGACCGGGATTGTTACCGATGCTGCAACAGAAGAACCGATTGTGGCAGAAATTTTTATCACGGGTATCGATGATACCGGAGAATTTCGTCATCCTTATACAAGCAATGAAGCTTTTGGAAGATATTATAGGATGCTTTTACCAGGAGAATATGAAGTTACTTTTTCTGCTTATGGTTATGTTGATTCTGATCCATATACTGTGATTATTACTGATGACGGACAGACCGAACTCAATGTTGAACTTTTTCTTGCTGGAACTGGCTCACTTAGCGGACTAGTCATCTCTTATAATGATCAAGATCCTATAGAGAACGCATCTGTTTCTTTACTTAATACACCTTTAGATCCAGTTTTTACTGACGAGGAAGGTCTTTTTTCATTTGATAATGTATCTTATGGTACCTATCTGTTACAAATAAGAGCAGAAGGTTACGGTACTTTGACAGAAGAAATCTCAATATATGATGAAGAAAACTATTTTTCATTTAGTTTATATACTCCATATGCACATGATTCTTTTGAAGATTTAGAAAACTGGATCACTACAGGGCATTGGGGTCTATCGAGTTATTACTCATATTCAGGAGAATATTCCTTAGCTGATAGCCCACAGGGTGAATATCAAGCAAATATGAGCAGTTATGCCAGATATATCCCTATAATTGACCTGACAACAGCTACTAATGCTTCGGTTGCCTTTATGGCTAAATATGCCTTAGAAGCCGGTTATGATTACTGCTACCTGCAGATAATGATAGAAAATAATAACTGGATAACCATTGGAACATTTAATGGGATCAGTGACTGGACACACAAAGAGTTTTCTCTGAATGATTACCTCGGTGAGGAGATAACTCTGCGCTTCTTCTTTACTTCGGATCAAGCTATTGAAGACGAAGGGATCTATATAGATGATTTCACATTGTTCATAACAGATCCGGTATCCAATATCAGCGATGATCTCAGCACTTTGCAGCAAGATACACTATTCCAGAATTATCCCAATCCTTTTAATGCTGAAACAACGATCAGTTTCGCTATCATAGAAGAGGGACAGGTTACTCTCGACATCTATAATATTATTGGACAAAGGGTTAGAAGACTCCTGCAAGAAGAATTGCAGCCAGGTTTGCATTCTATCATCTGGGATGGCAAAAATGACAGCAAACAAGAGATTAGTAGTGGTATCTATTTTTATAGATTACAACGTAATGACTCCTCAGTGGTTAAGAAAATGATCCTACTCAAGTAA
- the priA gene encoding primosomal protein N' has translation MPCYGIALPLNISNLYTYKCEKELQRGCRVLVNFNNNQLTGFIWTTEDLPGDSKSYNIKDILEIIDDQPVLSPDLLSLAEWMSNYYQCSLGTTILAMLPTAIQIQIAQEIRLSEKYLQRREDSLLTTQEQKILKLIHDDKWTNIATLKEKLKTIPILKTLEELEDAGIIDIKRTYDSKIKKKYANFIVINDPIAESPDLTPKQENAWNRIKELVGIFSDKDANSVPLARLADDFSYSIIKALREKGLIKIESREVKDQPVRASSTRIETNFTLTDEQQAAYSRIKEQIESTRFMTFLLYGVTGSGKTEVYIRLIRDCLALNRNAMILVPEIALTPQMEERFYNAFGENIAILHSHRNDRERWEEWKRIKRGQCRIVLGARSALFAPLENIGIIVVDEEHESSYKQDKNPRYNARDLAVLRGKQNNAVVVLGSATPSLESWFNAANNRYQLLKLTHRPLSIPMPQVNIVDMKEEDGDSLLSDLLKEKILERLSNKEQVILFQNRRGYASYVICITCGKIHRCTKCDVSLIYHSNEHILMCHYCGYREKMFRKCPDCGSYVLEFGIAGTQQLEKQLQIMYPSARLLRMDTDTTSGKDSYNSMFKRMKEGTVDILFGTQMIAKGLDFANVTLVGVISADNSLNIPDFRSTERTFQLLTQVAGRSGRGERKGEVVIQTFNPQHYAILTAQKQDYESFVDLELETRKTLLYPPYVRNARLVFSHNNETYLQDQMNSVRPLISSLKKYYSKDSNSDSQTRFDVLGPVPTPIHKINNRYRYHIILKSDSVKHLQLAVQYLQKNIKISKSVKIDIDIDPSSLM, from the coding sequence ATGCCCTGTTACGGAATTGCATTGCCGTTGAATATTTCTAATCTCTATACTTACAAATGTGAGAAAGAATTACAACGTGGATGCAGAGTTCTGGTAAATTTTAACAACAACCAGCTGACAGGTTTTATCTGGACAACAGAAGACCTCCCCGGAGATAGCAAATCATATAACATCAAAGATATTTTAGAGATCATTGACGATCAGCCGGTACTATCTCCTGACTTATTGTCTTTAGCAGAATGGATGAGCAATTACTATCAATGTAGCTTAGGCACAACTATTCTGGCTATGTTACCAACTGCCATACAGATCCAAATAGCACAAGAGATCCGCCTTAGTGAAAAATATCTTCAAAGAAGAGAAGATTCTCTATTAACTACTCAAGAGCAAAAGATCTTGAAGCTGATCCATGATGATAAGTGGACTAATATAGCAACCTTAAAGGAAAAATTAAAGACCATACCAATTTTAAAAACTTTAGAAGAACTGGAAGATGCCGGAATAATTGATATTAAGCGAACCTACGACAGTAAGATCAAAAAAAAATACGCCAATTTTATTGTTATAAATGATCCTATTGCAGAATCTCCCGATCTAACTCCAAAACAAGAAAATGCTTGGAATCGGATCAAGGAGCTTGTCGGCATTTTTTCAGACAAAGACGCAAACTCTGTTCCTCTGGCAAGGTTAGCCGACGACTTTAGTTACTCTATCATTAAAGCTCTACGAGAGAAGGGGTTGATCAAAATTGAATCTCGAGAAGTAAAAGATCAGCCGGTACGAGCATCTTCAACGAGAATAGAAACTAACTTTACCCTTACCGACGAGCAACAAGCTGCATATAGCAGAATCAAAGAGCAGATAGAAAGTACTCGTTTTATGACCTTTTTATTATATGGAGTCACCGGAAGCGGTAAAACTGAAGTTTATATCAGATTGATCAGAGACTGTTTAGCCCTTAATCGTAACGCTATGATCTTAGTGCCGGAAATAGCTCTCACCCCTCAGATGGAAGAGCGGTTTTACAACGCTTTCGGAGAAAATATTGCCATCTTACACAGTCACAGAAACGACCGGGAACGATGGGAAGAATGGAAAAGGATCAAGAGGGGTCAATGCCGAATAGTTTTAGGTGCTAGAAGTGCTCTCTTTGCACCTCTGGAAAACATCGGAATAATTGTAGTCGATGAGGAGCACGAAAGCAGTTATAAACAGGATAAGAATCCGCGTTATAATGCCCGTGATCTTGCCGTCTTGCGTGGCAAACAAAACAATGCTGTTGTCGTCTTGGGAAGCGCTACACCTTCACTGGAATCGTGGTTCAACGCCGCTAATAATAGATATCAGCTACTAAAACTTACTCATCGCCCGTTATCGATACCAATGCCTCAAGTTAATATTGTAGATATGAAAGAAGAGGATGGTGATAGCCTTCTCTCCGATCTATTAAAAGAGAAGATCTTGGAACGCTTAAGCAATAAAGAGCAAGTGATACTCTTCCAGAACCGAAGAGGTTACGCCTCTTATGTCATCTGTATTACTTGTGGTAAGATCCATCGCTGCACTAAATGCGACGTTAGTCTGATCTATCATTCGAATGAACATATTTTAATGTGTCATTACTGTGGTTATCGGGAGAAAATGTTCCGTAAATGTCCCGATTGTGGTTCTTACGTCTTGGAATTCGGGATTGCCGGTACACAGCAGTTGGAGAAACAGTTACAGATCATGTACCCTTCAGCAAGATTGTTAAGAATGGATACAGATACTACTTCAGGTAAAGATAGCTATAATTCCATGTTCAAAAGGATGAAAGAGGGTACGGTTGATATTCTGTTTGGTACACAGATGATAGCCAAGGGTTTGGACTTTGCAAATGTCACTCTGGTAGGGGTTATCTCGGCAGATAATAGTCTTAACATCCCTGATTTTCGTTCTACAGAACGAACTTTTCAGCTTTTAACTCAGGTTGCTGGCAGATCAGGAAGAGGCGAACGAAAGGGTGAAGTGGTTATCCAGACCTTCAACCCTCAACATTATGCGATCTTAACGGCGCAAAAACAAGATTATGAGAGCTTTGTCGATTTAGAACTGGAAACAAGAAAAACACTTCTCTATCCTCCCTATGTCAGAAATGCCCGGCTCGTATTCTCTCATAATAATGAAACTTACTTACAAGATCAGATGAATTCCGTCAGACCTCTTATCAGCAGCTTAAAAAAGTATTATAGTAAGGATAGTAATTCTGATTCACAAACCAGATTCGATGTTCTGGGACCGGTTCCTACACCCATCCATAAAATCAATAATAGGTACAGATACCATATCATTCTTAAATCTGATTCGGTAAAACATCTACAATTAGCAGTCCAATACCTACAGAAAAATATCAAGATAAGCAAATCAGTAAAAATCGATATCGATATCGACCCTTCTTCATTAATGTAG
- a CDS encoding glycosyltransferase: MTFSVIIPFYNDIKALLTTLKSIKLQRTQPDEIVISDDGSTVSINEVIDFAKT; encoded by the coding sequence ATGACCTTTTCTGTTATAATCCCCTTTTACAACGATATAAAAGCGTTACTGACAACACTTAAGAGCATAAAACTGCAAAGAACTCAACCCGATGAAATAGTGATATCTGATGACGGTTCAACCGTCTCTATAAATGAAGTAATCGATTTTGCAAAAACATGA